A single genomic interval of Lathyrus oleraceus cultivar Zhongwan6 chromosome 7, CAAS_Psat_ZW6_1.0, whole genome shotgun sequence harbors:
- the LOC127102207 gene encoding uncharacterized protein LOC127102207, with protein sequence MTIDVATDGALMDKPFTEAYQLIESMVQNHYQWGTECPQVEKVEQKGGMFEVNSLDHVSAKVDSLTQKIDNLTITPTTTIAIVTPNCEICGVQRRVVTDCQLLAGTFPNQVNYAQENPYSDTYNPGWRNHLNFSYKNKKALFAPSPSHATPPGFQKGAHVAPTPKK encoded by the coding sequence aTGACCATTGATGTGGCAACCGATGGCGCCTTAATGGATAAACCTTTCACTGAAgcttaccagcttatcgaaaGTATGGTCCAAAACCATTATCAATGGGGGACCGAATGCCCTCAAGTGGAAAAGGTAGAGCAAAAGGGAGGTATGTTTGAAGTCAATAGCCTAGATCATGTAAGTGCTAAGGTCGATTCACTTACACAAAAAATAGATAATCTAACCATTACACCCACAACTACCATAGCTATTGTGACTCCCAACTGTGAAATATGTGGAGTCCAAAGGCGTGTTGTTACAGACTGTCAACTATTAGCAGGAACTTTCCCTAACCAAGTGAATTATGCACAAGAAAATCCTTACTCAGACACCTATAATCCTGGATGGAGAAATCATTTGAATTTCTCTTACAAAAACAAAAAAGCATTATTTGCTCCTAGTCCATCGCATGCCACACCTCCAGGTTTCCAAAAAGGAGCCCATGTCGCTCCTACACCTAAAAAGTAA